A window of Nicotiana tabacum cultivar K326 chromosome 24, ASM71507v2, whole genome shotgun sequence contains these coding sequences:
- the LOC142178122 gene encoding uncharacterized protein LOC142178122, producing MTFVYAKCSSLERLELWDNLYYLARDMELPWVVGGDFNMTLSKEEKIGRLPAYPPESEDFAFCVNSCEHFDLRYKRQPLYLALFANIEVKHLIRTGSDHAQLLMSYCDQALQFIIPFKFLNFWTKHESFTEVIIHNWMADFTGDTFLILKKKLKRVKIALSKYSKLTYGDIFKIILQQAQAELKKYLSIEEQYWKQKAGMTWFAEGDRNTRFFHNHVNGKRQKLQLKRIQNNDGAWIDSQVLMSDAAVEIFQKHFT from the exons ATGACCTTTGTATATGCAAAGTGCTCATCACTGGAAAGATTAGAATTGTGGGATAATCTATACTACCTTGCTAGGGATATGGAGTTACCTTGGGTGGTAGGAGGGGATTTTAATATGACTCTTAGTAAAGAGGAGAAGATAGGAAGATTGCCAGCGTACCCCCCAGAGTCTGAAGATTTTGCCTTTTGTGTTAACTCTTGTGAACACTTTGATCTTAGATACAAAAGGCAGCCCCTTTACTTG GCCCTATTTGCCAATATAGAAGTGAAGCATCTCATAAGAACAGGCTCAGATCATGCTCAACTTTTGATGAGTTATTGTGATCAGGCTTTACAATTTATTATACCATTCAAGTTCTTGAACTTCTGGACCAAACATGAATCTTTTACGGAGGTGATTATACATAATTGGATGGCTGACTTCACTGGAGATACTTTCTTAATACTCAAGAAGAAGCTAAAGAGGGTTAAGATTGCTCTCTCTAAATATAGCAAGCTCACTTATGGGGATATTTTCAA AATAATACTTCAACAAGCTCAAGCTGAATTAAAGAAGTACTTGAGCATTGAGGAGCAGTATTGGAAACAAAAAGCAGGAATGACATGGTTTGCAGAAGGGGACAGAAATACCAGATTTTTCCACAATCATGTCAATGGTAAAAGGCAAAAACTCCAGTTGAAGAGAATTCAGAATAATGATGGTGCATGGATTGATTCACAAGTTTTGATGTCTGATGCTGCAGTTGAAATTTTCCAGAAGCACTTCACATAA